One genomic window of Epinephelus moara isolate mb unplaced genomic scaffold, YSFRI_EMoa_1.0 scaffold3873, whole genome shotgun sequence includes the following:
- the LOC126387362 gene encoding E3 ubiquitin/ISG15 ligase TRIM25-like, giving the protein MDPSETTRKRLEDFTRKRKSKGAVKKMAESWKEAEPLSCSICLDILRSPVTLHCGHSYCKDCINGYWDQEDHRGVYSCPQCRHTFIPRPVLNKNTVLADLAGKMSEAEAPTPPEKEVVGPGDVECDFCTVKKLKAVKSCLVCLASYCATHLQPHYESAAFKRHKLVEVSASIQEKICSKHDKLLEVYCRSDGQCICLLCVMDEHQGHDTVSAAAERKEKQKQFGKKKQRYQQGIQEKEKQLRQLRQNMKALQCSGDAAVDQNEKAFAEIVQMAEKRRCAMKELIRVQVKAAMSRAEAFVDRLEKDISELRKGEDDLKQLSMTEDHIHFLQVHRQSNCSFWHFCTGFIFQPRSLLLGQTVQYI; this is encoded by the exons ATGGACCCGTCAGAGACGACCAGAAAACGTTTAGAAGACTTTACTAG aaAACGAAAGTCAAAGGGTGCTGTGAAGAAGATGGCAGAGAGCTGGAAAGAAGCAGAGCCTTTATCCTGCTCCATATGCTTGGACATACTGAGAAGCCCTGTGACTCTTCATTGTGGCCACAGCTACTGTAAGGACTGTATAAATGGTTACTGGGACCAGGAGGACCACCGTGGTGTTTACAGCTGTCCCCAGTGTAGACACACTTTCATCCCCAGACCTGTGTTGAACAAGAACACAGTGCTGGCTGATTTGGCAGGGAAAATGTCAGAGGCAGAAGCACCCACACCTCCTGAGAAGGAAGTAGTGGGCCCGGGGGATGTGGAGTGTGATTTCTGCACTGTGAAGAAGCTGAAAGCTGTCAAGTCTTGCCTGGTGTGTCTGGCTTCTTACTGTGCCACTCACCTGCAGCCACACTACGAGTCTGCTGCTTTCAAAAGGCACAAGTTAGTGGAGGTGTCTGCCTCCATCCAAGAGAAGATCTGCTCCAAGCATGACAAGCTGCTGGAAGTCTACTGTCGCAGTGATGGCCAGTGCATTTGTCTGCTCTGTGTGATGGATGAACACCAAGGTCATGACACTGTTTCAGCCgcagcagagaggaaagagaaacaA AAACAAtttggaaagaaaaaacaaagatacCAGCAGGGAATACAGGAGAAAGAGAAGCAGCTGAGACAGCTGAGACAGAACATGAAAGCACTGCAG TGTTCTGGAGATGCAGCGGTTGATCAAAATGAGAAAGCCTTCGCTGAAATTGTCCAGATGGCGGAAAAAAGACGATGTGCCATGAAAGAGCTGATCAGAGTTCAGGTGAAGGCTGCGATGAGCCGAGCTGAGGCATTTGTGGACCGGCTGGAGAAGGACATCTCTGAACTGAGGAAGGGAGAGGATGATTTGAAGCAGCTGTCAATGACTGAGGACCACATCCATTTCCTGCAGGTACACAGACAgtcaaactgcagtttttggcacttctgcactggcttcatttttcagccccggagttTGCTGCTTGGACAAACTGTGCAATACATA